A region from the Acanthochromis polyacanthus isolate Apoly-LR-REF ecotype Palm Island chromosome 23, KAUST_Apoly_ChrSc, whole genome shotgun sequence genome encodes:
- the LOC110959001 gene encoding E3 ubiquitin-protein ligase TRIM39-like gives MATSQQSLFKCCICLDDFTEPVSTPCGHNFCLVCINNYWDSSNAIQCPLCKQTFSKRPLLRVNVLLRDLIGQKQTKSSPEEPKQAPDIVCDLCAGEERKVKAAKSCLLCEESFCSEHVKPHQNDEKLKSHELLDPVSRLKDRLCKQHKTPLELVCQSDLTCVCVLCIKSNHKDHQCVPLKNRLEKKKAKVDQELSELQQKIKDRKKMLKAVDQSKEINEENSKRDIADILTIFNHFKEAVKENESRLLTVITALCRKNERRSETMKENLHEEISELEDRKDELDHLSQIKDDLRLLQRLHSLSEPPTTKDWSEISVYSDSAVGTVRSGVGKFVLEFHNRMQNETEKMVAKEIKRIKQYAVDVTLDSNTANEQLIVSSDGKQVKNEGSPQKVPDNPERFDILLGVLGKEGYSSGAFYFEVQVEGMTSWDIGVALETVDRKGLYQIGLNHGYVVLMLRDGKTLKACDQNHVELSAPKTIKKIGVFVDHEEGEVCFYDVGIKAHIYSFTGCKFPRKKLLPYLNTCMHVDGSNFPMVITPVK, from the exons ATGGCCACCTCTCAGCAGTCCTTGttcaaatgctgcatttgtctTGACGACTTCACCGAGCCCGTCTCCACTCCCTGCGGACACAACTTTTGTCTAGTCTGTATAAACAACTACTGGGACTCATCGAACGCTATCCAGTGTCCACTTTGCAAACAAACTTTCAGCAAAAGGCCACTGCTGAGGGTCAACGTCCTGCTCAGAGATCTGATCgggcaaaaacagacaaaaagctCACCGGAGGAGCCGAAACAAGCGCCAGATATTGTGTGCGATCTGTGTGccggagaggagaggaaagtgAAGGCAGCAAagtcctgtctgctctgtgagGAGTCTTTCTGCTCTGAACACGTGAAACCTcaccaaaatgatgaaaagctgAAGAGTCATGAGCTGCTGGACCCTGTCAGCCGACTGAAGGACAG GCTCTGCAAGCAGCACAAAACTCCTCTGGAACTGGTTTGCCAGAGTGACCTGacttgtgtgtgcgtgttgtgCATAAAATCGAACCACAAAGACCATCAGTGTGTCCCTCTGAAGAACCGCTTGGAAAAGAAAAAG GCCAAGGTGGACCAAGAACTCTCTGAACTGCAGCAGAAgatcaaagacagaaaaaagatgtTGAAAGCGGTTGATCAGTCAAAGGAGATCAATGAG GAGAACTCCAAAAGGGACATTGCAGACATCCTGACGATCTTCAATCACTTCaaagaagcagtaaaagaaAATGAGTCACGACTTCTGACAGTGATCACAGCGCTGTGTAGAAAAAATGAAAGGCGCAGTGAGACTATGAAAGAAAATCTTCATGAAGAAATCTCTGAACTGGAGGATAGAAAAGATGAACTGGATCATCTCTCCCAGATAAAAGATGACCTCCGTCTTCTACAG AGACTGCATTCTCTGAGTGAGCCACCGACTACCAAGGACTGGTCTGAGATCAGCGTCTACAGCGATTCAGCAGTGGGGACCGTGAGGAGTGGAGTCGGTAAATTTGTCCTCGAATTTCACAACAGGATGCAAAATGAGACGGAAAAAATGGTTGCAAAAG AGATAAAGAGAATTAAACAATATGCAg TGGATGTAACTTTGGACTCCAATACAGCAAACGAACAACTCATCGTCTCCAGTGATgggaaacaagtgaaaaatgaaggTTCGCCTCAGAAAGTGCCGGACAACCCAGAGAGGTTTGACATTCTGCTTGGTGTGCTGGGAAAAGAAGGCTACTCCTCTGGCGCCTTTTACTTTGAG GTGCAAGTGGAAGGGATGACGTCGTGGGACATTGGGGTTGCCTTGGAAACAGTGGACAGGAAAGGCCTGTATCAAATCGGTCTCAATCATGGCTATGTCGTCCTGATGCTGAGAGATGGGAAGACCCTGAAAGCCTGTGACCAGAATCACGTGGAGCTCAGTGCCCCCAAGACAATCAAGAAGATCGGGGTGTTTGTAGACCACGAGGAGGGAGAGGTTTGCTTTTATGATGTCGGGATAAAAGCCCACATCTACTCGTTCACTGGCTGCAAGTTTCCCAGGAAGAAACTGCTCCCATATCTGAACACCTGCATGCACGTTGATGGGAGTAACTTTCCGATGGTGATCACTCCAGTCAAGTAA